One Chlamydiales bacterium genomic window, CCAAACCATCTGAAATTAAATCTTCCAAAGAAGCTTCATTTAAAGAACCTTCACTATCCCCAGAACCTCTAAAATCAAAACGTAATACTGCAATTCCTTCTTTTGCTAATGATTCGGCTAGAATTACATAAGCTCGATTAGACCCGTGTTTACTACTTCGAAATCCATGCAGTATCACAACAACAGGGGGATTAAAAACATGAAGCGGTCGGTGGAGGACTCCAAATAGACGGACTCCTTGGTTATCAATAACGACCCATTCTCTTAAATCAGTTTTTTCACCTACTTTCTGCATAAGACCTAAAAATTTAATCTAACTCTTTATTTTCAATAAGTCGAGTGAAAGATCGTAGATTTTATCCTTTTATACCATACTTTAGATCTTTTAGGTGCACTTCTAACTTCACTTTAGCTTCTAATTTCCCTTTAGCAAGATTCATAAATGTAGACTAAAATGAAAAAATCTTTTTTAGAGATGATAAATAGGAGGTGTTTACTAAAACATTTAAGAAAATATTTATTGAATACTTGGAAAAATATCAATTGGAATTGTCTAACTACCAAGACTGGTCATAAATCATACTTTAATCTTAAAATTATGCAAAAACGAAGTGTTAATTTTTGATTAAAAATTTATATGTTATGGTTTTTTTTTAAAATCTATAACATAAATCATCTGCCAGAAATACCGTATCTGCTTTTTTGTATTGTCTTCCCGAAAAATTCGTGGTTCACTTGGCAAAGTCATCCCTACAAATAATTCAAGATTTAAGTTTTTAAAACACACCACACGATTTTTTTCTTCTCCGGTTGCTATTAAATGGCTACTTTTACCATTCCCTGCATAAAAGTTTTTATAGACAACTTCTTGAGAAAATACTATTTTAGCTTCACATGCGCTTAGATCTTGAAAAATCTTATTTAATCTTTGAGATTTGAGTGACATACTAGACACTACGAGAACGATATGTTTTTCTGGAGCCATGTTTGGGAATATTTCTTCAAATATATCACAAATGATCTGAGTCCCTTCCCAAAAATTTCCTTTCTTAATCTTGATTTTTTGCTCAGATTGCGTTTCTGTCTCAGTAGGAACATAAGGAGGATTACTCACTATCAAATCATATTTATGATAATATTGTTTTAAATGGTCAATAGCATCCTCTTGAACTATCTCGATATTTTCTGGCATACCTGCACCTGATGACTTCATATACTCAATCGCTTCTGATTCAATATCAATAGCAGTAATTTTGCTATTAGGTCTCTTCAATGCGAGATATTTCGCGATAAACCCAGACCCTGCACCAAGGTCTATAGCACAATTAAATTCTAAACCAGTTTTTAATAATCGGTAGATTCCAGAACAGATCAGCATCGTGTCGACATTAGGTTTCATAAGCCTTGCTGGCGCTGCTTTAAAAACAATAGCCGTGGCAAGCAAGTCCTCATCATGATAAACAATATTTTGAGGCGTAATAGTAGAGATGACCAAGCCCATATGGTCTAAAGTAGCAGCAACTGGAGACCGCTGTAATATCTCTCCTTTGCTTTTAATAGGCAGGGAGTTTGCATCCAAAGTATTCTCTTTCCATTGTTCTAAAACAAGCTCATTTTTTTCTAATCTATAATAAGTTGTAGGCAAGGGTAAAGGTTTGTTTATACATTTTATTGAAAGACTAACAAGTGCAATAGACACTCCGATAGAGAATGTAGTCCAACCTGCTATAGTACCAATATGACCTAGATCATTACATAAAACTAAAAGACCTATGATAGCTGCAATAATAGCTAAGACTAAAGCAGTCACTCTAAGTCCAATAGAAAGCTTAGTTTGTCTATTCTGAGTTGATTGAAAAAATGGAAAACCACAAGCCACTGAAACTTGATTCATAGTTAAATCACTCTTAATGATTAAATAAACAATTATAAAGATACTTCTGATTTAAGAAAATATTAAGAATATTTTCTTAAAAATTTTGCATATCATGACATCAATATTAAAATGGATGATTTCTTTTTAGCTCTCTGACCAATAATCTAAGGGTAATAGCCACTTGCTAAGGTCTGAGAAAAAAGATAGGCAATGTATGTCCAAAAGGGGT contains:
- a CDS encoding methyltransferase; its protein translation is MNQVSVACGFPFFQSTQNRQTKLSIGLRVTALVLAIIAAIIGLLVLCNDLGHIGTIAGWTTFSIGVSIALVSLSIKCINKPLPLPTTYYRLEKNELVLEQWKENTLDANSLPIKSKGEILQRSPVAATLDHMGLVISTITPQNIVYHDEDLLATAIVFKAAPARLMKPNVDTMLICSGIYRLLKTGLEFNCAIDLGAGSGFIAKYLALKRPNSKITAIDIESEAIEYMKSSGAGMPENIEIVQEDAIDHLKQYYHKYDLIVSNPPYVPTETETQSEQKIKIKKGNFWEGTQIICDIFEEIFPNMAPEKHIVLVVSSMSLKSQRLNKIFQDLSACEAKIVFSQEVVYKNFYAGNGKSSHLIATGEEKNRVVCFKNLNLELFVGMTLPSEPRIFREDNTKKQIRYFWQMIYVIDFKKKP